The Nitrospira sp. genome contains a region encoding:
- a CDS encoding RidA family protein: MSYEQRLKQLGLELPPPPKPVANYVPVVKSGNLLFLSGVLPSRDGQLMMTGKLGEGLTVEQGMEAAKAAVLNGLSIIRSVTGSLDQVTQIVKMVGYIASAPGFADQPQVLNGASDLLVSVFGDAGRHARVAVGAAELPRHAPVEIELVVQVAS; this comes from the coding sequence ATGTCCTATGAGCAACGATTAAAGCAGTTAGGTCTGGAGCTGCCGCCCCCGCCGAAACCTGTGGCGAACTATGTGCCGGTGGTCAAGAGCGGTAACCTGTTGTTTCTCTCGGGTGTATTGCCCTCGCGCGACGGCCAGCTCATGATGACCGGCAAGCTTGGGGAAGGCCTCACGGTCGAGCAGGGGATGGAGGCGGCGAAAGCGGCGGTGTTGAACGGCTTAAGCATTATTCGAAGCGTGACCGGATCACTGGATCAGGTCACACAGATCGTCAAGATGGTCGGCTATATCGCCTCTGCTCCTGGGTTTGCCGATCAGCCTCAAGTGCTCAACGGCGCGTCGGACCTACTGGTATCGGTGTTCGGGGACGCAGGCCGTCACGCGCGCGTCGCCGTCGGTGCCGCGGAATTGCCGCGACATGCTCCGGTTGAGATCGAATTGGTCGTCCAAGTCGCTTCCTAA
- a CDS encoding IPT/TIG domain-containing protein — protein MRNRYLTMFFVWFSLLTWGGSAVSAAGKASIELSSQSATLGATVTLSGKFGNFKSTQFNKVTFNGVPSLVQRWEPDLIEVKVPFKATTGPVEVWIGKKKLPAGLMTIVAPRIEAVTPGEVERGATLLITGHHFGLSAGARDPNTMFGVNDIVVGGVVVRPRRWKDDKIELEIPTNAVSGDVAVRLASSDPLPDGSCCAPVEYLVSNAVPLTLIPSVRVDPVAGPVGTKVVLFGHGFGNAKASNDAVLIGGQPATIAQWKDDVIVLHVPIGAESGPLTLKQGGRERVLAQFTVHVSRTASLSPASAPIGTLLRINGEHFGFYSESGSTPYNFMDFNTGENRVEIGGVQAVIYRWNDDRIDVWVPFSAKSGKVVIYRSANKPNAVGLCCAERGTVAIEAGEFSLVTPVIESYDPKAAGLDATVTIKGSGFGTFLKTAEHADLGLNQKAYKRRSDIEINEPDENTTVVSNVSRTEVLFNGTAAVVQSWTDQEIVVKVPHRNLYGIGKKGEFFDNLATGPLVVRRGSWDVLSDGTCCSPKKWLTLEAGEFTIEAKGLPDTGYWNNNRPDASTNQ, from the coding sequence ATGCGAAACAGATACCTGACGATGTTTTTTGTCTGGTTCTCCCTCCTAACATGGGGAGGAAGCGCAGTATCGGCTGCCGGCAAGGCCTCGATAGAATTGTCCTCCCAGTCGGCCACGCTCGGCGCAACGGTGACTCTCAGTGGAAAGTTTGGAAATTTCAAATCCACCCAATTCAACAAAGTGACATTTAACGGGGTGCCTTCGCTGGTACAGCGATGGGAACCGGACCTCATCGAGGTGAAAGTCCCATTCAAAGCGACCACAGGTCCTGTCGAAGTGTGGATAGGAAAGAAGAAGCTGCCGGCCGGACTGATGACCATTGTTGCTCCTCGTATTGAAGCCGTCACACCCGGGGAAGTCGAGCGTGGGGCCACACTGCTGATCACCGGCCACCATTTCGGCCTTTCGGCCGGCGCACGAGATCCCAACACGATGTTCGGCGTGAACGACATCGTGGTCGGCGGAGTCGTGGTACGGCCGCGCCGGTGGAAAGACGACAAGATCGAGCTTGAAATTCCGACGAATGCCGTAAGCGGAGATGTGGCCGTTCGGCTGGCCTCGTCTGATCCGCTGCCTGACGGGTCGTGTTGCGCGCCGGTTGAGTATCTCGTGAGCAACGCTGTCCCGCTGACGCTGATCCCGTCCGTCCGAGTGGATCCGGTCGCAGGGCCTGTCGGGACGAAAGTCGTGTTGTTCGGCCACGGATTCGGGAATGCAAAAGCGTCGAACGATGCCGTGCTGATCGGTGGGCAACCGGCGACGATCGCTCAGTGGAAAGACGACGTCATCGTTCTCCATGTGCCGATCGGCGCCGAATCCGGTCCGCTGACTCTCAAGCAAGGCGGACGAGAGCGGGTGCTCGCACAATTTACCGTCCATGTTTCCCGAACCGCCTCTCTCAGTCCGGCGAGCGCTCCTATCGGGACGTTGCTGCGCATCAATGGCGAGCACTTTGGGTTTTACTCCGAGAGCGGGTCGACGCCGTACAACTTCATGGATTTCAATACCGGTGAGAATCGAGTCGAGATCGGCGGTGTACAGGCGGTCATCTATCGCTGGAACGACGACCGTATCGATGTCTGGGTCCCGTTCAGCGCAAAGAGCGGAAAGGTCGTCATTTACCGCAGCGCCAACAAGCCGAATGCGGTGGGTCTCTGTTGCGCCGAACGGGGAACCGTGGCGATCGAGGCCGGGGAGTTCAGCCTCGTCACGCCGGTCATCGAGTCGTATGATCCGAAGGCAGCCGGATTGGATGCCACCGTGACGATAAAGGGAAGCGGGTTCGGGACCTTTCTGAAGACCGCAGAACATGCCGATCTGGGGCTCAACCAGAAAGCCTATAAGCGGCGATCCGACATAGAAATCAACGAGCCTGATGAGAATACTACGGTTGTCTCGAACGTCTCACGGACTGAAGTCCTGTTCAACGGCACAGCGGCGGTGGTGCAGTCCTGGACCGATCAGGAAATCGTGGTCAAGGTTCCGCATCGTAATCTTTACGGAATCGGAAAGAAGGGCGAGTTTTTTGATAACCTGGCGACCGGTCCGCTGGTCGTTCGCCGAGGGTCGTGGGACGTGCTTTCCGACGGGACCTGCTGCTCGCCGAAGAAATGGCTGACGCTCGAGGCCGGCGAATTCACGATCGAAGCGAAGGGCCTTCCAGACACAGGCTATTGGAATAACAACAGACCCGATGCGAGCACCAATCAATAA
- a CDS encoding alpha/beta hydrolase encodes MALGSLLATSACTQAAFTAANLPTHLMEMTVEHDLTYGSEPSQKLDLYLPADPNGKQFDVIVFLYGGRWTYGMKEDYRFIGATFAARGFLVVIPDYRKYPHVRFPAFVQDSAKALSWVYDHIAEWQGNPARIHLMGHSAGAHIGALVTAAPYYMADEGKDRSLTIHDFIGLAGPYAFTPDEPDLEEMFGPPNNYPNMQVTTFIDGTQPPMLLLYGDKDTAVKPANLEKLEQRIRERGGCVRSIIYPGVDHTDLLGGLTWWNPQQVPVIDDIEKFFVSCRRTASE; translated from the coding sequence ATGGCTCTTGGCTCACTCCTGGCGACATCGGCCTGCACACAAGCGGCCTTCACAGCCGCCAATCTTCCCACCCACTTAATGGAGATGACAGTTGAGCATGATCTAACCTATGGCTCTGAGCCTTCACAGAAACTCGATTTGTATCTGCCTGCCGATCCCAATGGGAAGCAATTCGATGTGATCGTGTTCCTCTACGGTGGACGCTGGACGTATGGGATGAAGGAGGATTATCGATTCATCGGAGCCACATTCGCCGCCAGAGGATTTCTGGTCGTTATTCCCGACTACAGAAAGTATCCCCACGTGCGTTTTCCGGCGTTCGTGCAAGACAGCGCCAAAGCTCTTTCCTGGGTCTACGACCATATCGCCGAGTGGCAAGGCAACCCTGCACGGATTCATCTGATGGGGCATTCCGCCGGAGCTCATATCGGGGCACTGGTCACGGCCGCTCCCTATTACATGGCCGACGAAGGAAAAGATCGCTCCCTTACCATTCATGATTTTATCGGTCTGGCCGGCCCCTATGCCTTTACGCCGGATGAGCCGGACCTGGAAGAAATGTTCGGCCCGCCGAACAACTACCCAAACATGCAGGTCACGACCTTCATTGACGGAACACAACCGCCGATGCTGCTGTTATATGGCGACAAAGATACGGCGGTGAAACCCGCCAATCTTGAAAAACTTGAGCAACGCATCAGAGAGCGAGGCGGTTGCGTACGATCAATCATCTACCCTGGCGTCGATCACACGGACCTGCTCGGAGGGCTGACATGGTGGAATCCACAGCAAGTGCCGGTCATCGACGACATCGAGAAGTTCTTCGTGTCATGCCGCCGGACGGCAAGTGAGTGA
- the pyrR gene encoding bifunctional pyr operon transcriptional regulator/uracil phosphoribosyltransferase PyrR, with protein sequence MTTPPNKSTERKDEKLIMDAGDISRAMIRIAHEIVERNKGVKDLALVGIRTGGVHLAHRLVKRIQSIEGVQVPIGELDITLYRDDLALRKNQPILRKTSVPFDMTNKVVVLVDDVLFTGRTIRAAMDGLMDLGRPEEIQLAVLVDRGHRQLPIKANYIGKNLPTARDEQVQVLLEEAREDDRVVILKA encoded by the coding sequence ATGACGACACCCCCGAACAAGTCGACAGAACGAAAAGACGAGAAGCTGATCATGGATGCCGGAGACATCTCCCGCGCCATGATACGCATCGCACACGAGATTGTGGAGCGCAACAAAGGGGTGAAGGACCTGGCGCTGGTCGGTATACGGACGGGCGGTGTGCATCTCGCTCATCGGCTCGTCAAGCGTATCCAAAGTATCGAAGGCGTCCAAGTGCCGATCGGTGAGTTGGACATTACCTTGTATCGTGATGACCTGGCGTTGCGGAAGAATCAGCCGATCCTGAGAAAAACTTCCGTGCCCTTCGACATGACGAACAAAGTGGTGGTGCTCGTGGACGATGTCTTGTTTACAGGACGGACGATTCGGGCGGCCATGGATGGTCTCATGGATCTCGGACGGCCCGAAGAAATTCAGCTGGCGGTCCTGGTCGATCGCGGCCATCGTCAGTTGCCGATCAAGGCGAATTACATCGGAAAGAATCTGCCGACCGCTCGGGATGAACAAGTTCAAGTATTACTGGAAGAAGCTCGTGAAGATGACCGGGTGGTCATCTTAAAAGCGTGA
- a CDS encoding aspartate carbamoyltransferase catalytic subunit: protein MSLKRKDLLSLAPLSVDEITLILETADSFKEVTGREIKKVPALRGKTVVNLFFEPSTRTRTSFELAAKRLSADVINFSPSSSSVVKGETLLDTARNIEAMQADIIVLRHSSAGAAETLAHGVKSSVINAGDGWHEHPTQALLDLYTIRQRGMNFRGLRVAIVGDVSHSRVARSNIYALTKLGAEVRLVGPPTMMPCGVEKLGAKVYYDMDEGLRGTNVIMMLRLQLERQGRALFPTIREYSRLYGLTAERVRIADTGAIVMHPGPINRGVEIAPDVADSLSSVILDQVANGVAVRMGILYLMSGAN, encoded by the coding sequence ATGAGCCTCAAGCGCAAAGACCTATTGAGTCTTGCCCCGCTGTCTGTGGATGAGATCACGCTCATCCTGGAAACAGCGGATTCCTTCAAGGAAGTGACCGGCCGAGAAATCAAGAAAGTGCCGGCTCTCCGAGGCAAGACCGTGGTGAATCTTTTCTTTGAGCCGAGTACGAGAACCCGTACATCTTTCGAGCTGGCGGCCAAGCGACTGAGCGCCGACGTGATCAACTTTTCTCCCTCCTCCAGCAGCGTGGTGAAGGGGGAGACCCTGCTCGACACGGCTCGGAATATTGAAGCGATGCAGGCCGACATCATCGTCCTGCGTCATTCCTCGGCCGGTGCCGCTGAAACACTGGCGCATGGCGTCAAGTCGTCGGTCATCAACGCGGGCGATGGGTGGCATGAACACCCGACACAGGCGCTGCTCGATTTGTACACGATCCGTCAGCGAGGCATGAATTTTCGGGGGTTGCGTGTGGCGATCGTTGGAGATGTGTCGCATAGCCGTGTGGCGCGCTCCAACATTTATGCGCTCACCAAGCTTGGCGCCGAAGTTCGGCTGGTGGGCCCGCCGACGATGATGCCCTGCGGCGTCGAAAAACTCGGAGCAAAAGTGTACTACGATATGGATGAAGGTCTTCGCGGGACGAACGTCATTATGATGCTTCGTCTCCAGTTGGAGCGACAGGGACGCGCCCTGTTTCCCACGATCCGGGAGTACTCCCGGCTCTATGGCTTGACCGCTGAACGAGTGCGGATTGCCGACACCGGCGCCATCGTCATGCATCCGGGTCCGATTAACCGGGGAGTGGAAATTGCGCCGGATGTCGCTGATAGCTTGTCTTCGGTGATTCTGGACCAGGTGGCGAACGGCGTTGCGGTGCGCATGGGAATTTTGTACCTCATGTCAGGAGCAAATTGA
- a CDS encoding dihydroorotase — MSILIKGGRVIDPGRFVGIADVLIDNGKIAAVGPNLSAPAGGRTLQADGKLVVPGFVDLHVHFREPGFEYKETIQSGSAAAVAGGFTTVCCMPNTNPVNDNQAVTEFILERARLAGLANVLPVGAITKGSEGKELAEIGDLRRSGCVAISDDGKPVMNSLVMRRAMEYALAFDLTVVDHCEDLHLAEGGCMNEGLISTELGLPGIPAAAEDVMVARNLSLSELTGARLHLAHISTAGSVRMVREAKARGIHVTAEACPHHFMLTEELVRGYNTHAKMNPPLRTWADVQAIKEGLRDGTIDVIATDHAPHATQEKQQDFTEAPFGIVGLETALPLTLGLVEEGVLSLEQAVQKLTSAPAAAFGLKKGTLAIGADADVVIVDPQEQWEVDPAKFRSKSRNTPFAGWKVKGRVTTTIIGGRLVFEAGAGER; from the coding sequence GTGTCGATTCTTATTAAGGGTGGTCGTGTCATTGACCCGGGTCGGTTCGTCGGAATAGCCGATGTGCTGATCGACAACGGCAAGATTGCCGCGGTGGGTCCGAATCTTTCGGCGCCGGCCGGCGGCCGGACTCTTCAAGCCGACGGAAAGCTCGTGGTACCGGGGTTCGTTGATTTGCACGTCCACTTTCGGGAGCCGGGATTCGAGTACAAGGAAACGATTCAGAGCGGCAGTGCCGCAGCCGTCGCGGGCGGATTTACGACCGTCTGTTGCATGCCCAACACAAATCCGGTGAACGACAATCAAGCCGTCACCGAATTTATCCTGGAACGGGCTCGGCTGGCTGGTCTGGCAAACGTGTTGCCGGTCGGCGCCATTACGAAAGGGTCGGAAGGCAAGGAACTGGCGGAGATCGGTGACTTGCGCCGGTCCGGCTGCGTCGCGATTTCAGACGACGGCAAGCCTGTGATGAACAGTCTGGTCATGCGGCGAGCGATGGAATATGCCCTGGCATTCGATCTCACGGTCGTGGACCATTGCGAAGATCTGCACCTGGCGGAGGGCGGCTGCATGAACGAGGGGTTGATCTCGACCGAGCTCGGATTGCCGGGTATTCCCGCGGCGGCGGAAGATGTGATGGTTGCACGCAATCTTTCACTGTCGGAGTTGACCGGAGCGCGTCTGCATCTGGCCCATATCAGCACCGCCGGGTCGGTCCGAATGGTGCGGGAGGCGAAAGCGCGTGGGATCCATGTGACGGCGGAAGCCTGTCCCCATCACTTCATGCTCACGGAAGAGCTGGTGCGCGGCTACAACACTCACGCGAAGATGAATCCTCCGCTGCGCACATGGGCTGATGTCCAGGCGATCAAGGAAGGATTGCGGGACGGCACCATCGATGTCATCGCGACCGACCATGCGCCCCATGCCACGCAGGAGAAACAGCAGGATTTTACCGAGGCCCCGTTCGGGATCGTCGGACTCGAGACGGCACTGCCGTTGACGTTGGGATTGGTGGAAGAAGGGGTTCTGTCGCTGGAGCAAGCGGTGCAGAAGCTGACCTCCGCCCCGGCTGCGGCGTTCGGACTCAAGAAAGGCACGCTGGCGATCGGTGCGGATGCCGATGTCGTGATTGTCGATCCGCAGGAGCAATGGGAGGTGGACCCGGCCAAGTTCCGTTCAAAGAGCCGAAACACACCCTTTGCCGGGTGGAAGGTGAAGGGGCGGGTGACGACTACCATCATCGGTGGCCGGCTCGTGTTCGAGGCTGGTGCCGGGGAGCGATAG
- a CDS encoding DUF4149 domain-containing protein, with the protein MRRVPRWGMVGCRALEWLALAVWVGGMVVLSGAVIPAVFNTFGGQDSGGMFLTRAFEGYHRFVIGAGVILCAAAWLRWWSGDPTVAVSRSEMILLAVMVAIAGGIIVVLHPNAAALQAQAFATKDETAKKAALEALFRVLMPIRTLYMINLVLGLLLIGIRSKYSLDQDGRGL; encoded by the coding sequence GTGCGGCGCGTGCCCCGTTGGGGAATGGTCGGCTGTCGCGCGCTGGAGTGGTTGGCGCTCGCTGTTTGGGTCGGAGGAATGGTCGTATTGAGTGGAGCGGTGATCCCGGCCGTGTTCAATACCTTCGGAGGGCAGGATTCCGGAGGGATGTTTTTAACCCGAGCGTTCGAAGGGTACCATCGTTTCGTCATCGGAGCCGGCGTCATTCTCTGTGCCGCCGCATGGCTTCGATGGTGGAGCGGGGATCCAACGGTGGCGGTCAGCCGGAGTGAGATGATTCTGCTGGCCGTCATGGTGGCAATTGCCGGAGGCATTATCGTGGTTCTGCACCCGAACGCCGCCGCGCTGCAAGCGCAGGCATTCGCGACGAAGGATGAGACGGCTAAGAAGGCGGCTTTGGAAGCGTTGTTTCGTGTGCTGATGCCGATCCGGACGCTGTACATGATCAATCTCGTATTAGGCCTGTTGCTCATCGGCATCAGGTCGAAGTACTCGCTCGACCAGGATGGAAGAGGACTGTGA
- the carA gene encoding glutamine-hydrolyzing carbamoyl-phosphate synthase small subunit, translated as MKKALLALADGTVFEGRALGYEGETLGEVVFNTAMTGYQEILTDPSYKGQIITMTCPQIGNYGVTPEDVESRRSWAEGFVVMEASRLVSNWRSKHTLQESLMEAKVVAIEGIDTRALTRHLREHGSQQGVITHLDLDHERAAGRARQAPSIIGRDLAAEVTCARAYEWTAGTEDWIPVHMANGRDKESSRRWHVVAYDFGIKHNILRRLVDVGCRVTVVPAATSAAEVEALHPDGIFLSNGPGDPEGVPYAARAVEQLIGRYPIFGICLGHQILGLAFGLKTYKLKFGHHGANHPVMDLRTRKVEITSQNHNFAVHGPASLLEVPKVPPVIDTRFGKLSLTHVSLNDHSVEGMVCLDHPVFSVQYHPEAAPGPHDAAYLFDEFVRLMENHHA; from the coding sequence GTGAAAAAAGCATTGCTGGCACTGGCAGACGGAACCGTGTTCGAAGGCCGTGCGCTTGGCTATGAAGGCGAAACGCTCGGAGAAGTCGTCTTCAACACGGCCATGACCGGCTATCAAGAAATCCTGACTGATCCGTCGTACAAAGGACAGATCATTACGATGACTTGCCCGCAAATCGGCAACTACGGCGTGACGCCGGAAGACGTGGAATCCCGTCGATCATGGGCGGAAGGGTTTGTGGTCATGGAAGCCAGCCGTCTTGTCAGCAACTGGCGGAGCAAGCATACTCTTCAAGAGTCATTGATGGAGGCGAAGGTCGTCGCGATCGAGGGGATCGATACCAGAGCCTTGACGAGACACCTGCGCGAACATGGATCACAACAGGGAGTCATCACACATCTTGATCTCGATCATGAACGGGCGGCCGGCCGAGCGCGACAGGCTCCAAGCATCATCGGTCGAGATTTGGCCGCCGAAGTGACGTGCGCGCGCGCCTATGAGTGGACGGCGGGAACCGAGGATTGGATACCGGTGCACATGGCGAACGGTCGGGATAAGGAAAGCTCCCGGAGGTGGCACGTCGTTGCCTATGACTTCGGTATCAAACACAATATCCTCAGGCGATTGGTCGATGTCGGTTGCCGCGTGACGGTCGTGCCTGCCGCAACATCGGCGGCGGAAGTCGAGGCGCTCCACCCGGACGGCATTTTCCTCTCAAACGGTCCGGGTGATCCTGAGGGCGTTCCCTATGCAGCCCGGGCGGTGGAGCAGCTGATCGGGCGCTATCCGATCTTCGGCATTTGTTTGGGGCATCAGATTCTCGGTTTGGCGTTCGGCCTCAAAACGTACAAATTGAAATTCGGCCACCATGGTGCCAATCATCCCGTCATGGATCTTCGGACGAGAAAGGTTGAAATTACTTCGCAGAACCATAATTTCGCGGTGCACGGTCCCGCATCTCTGCTGGAAGTCCCAAAGGTACCGCCGGTGATCGACACGCGGTTCGGAAAACTCTCGCTCACCCACGTCAGCTTGAATGATCACTCGGTTGAAGGGATGGTGTGTCTCGATCATCCGGTCTTTTCGGTCCAATATCACCCGGAGGCGGCACCGGGTCCGCATGATGCCGCCTACTTGTTCGATGAATTTGTGCGACTCATGGAGAATCATCATGCGTAA
- the sppA gene encoding signal peptide peptidase SppA: protein MNLCDSWRIIMRNRFVMGIFGLLLSGCTFNFPLFPGPGPLQEAQVDGTGKAKVLLVEISGMISSQEKEGFRPTPSMIASVKEQLTRAAKDENVKAVVLRINTPGGTVTASDIIYHELKTFKATRKIPIIASIMDLGTSGGYYIAAAADTVMAHPSSVTGSIGVIMLTMNARGLLEKVGVEATAVTSGPRKDMGSPFRTMTTEERAIFQGLIDSFYQRFLNIVQEGRSNLQMEQIKRLADGRIYTGEQAKAAGLVDEIGYLEDAVELAKKKAGLTEARVVTYQRPGEYSNNMYSKILAPGGLAGLADLDMMSFVKGGTPQFMYLWMP, encoded by the coding sequence ATGAATTTGTGCGACTCATGGAGAATCATCATGCGTAATCGCTTTGTCATGGGAATATTTGGACTGTTGCTGTCCGGCTGTACGTTCAACTTTCCGCTGTTCCCCGGTCCCGGGCCTTTGCAAGAAGCCCAGGTGGATGGGACGGGAAAGGCCAAGGTGCTGCTGGTCGAGATCTCCGGAATGATCAGTTCTCAGGAGAAGGAGGGATTCCGGCCCACCCCCAGTATGATTGCGAGTGTGAAAGAACAGCTGACACGCGCGGCAAAGGACGAGAACGTCAAAGCCGTCGTGCTTCGGATCAACACGCCAGGGGGAACGGTGACGGCGTCGGATATTATTTATCACGAACTCAAAACGTTCAAAGCGACTCGGAAGATTCCTATCATCGCCTCCATCATGGATCTCGGAACGTCGGGCGGGTACTATATTGCAGCAGCCGCTGACACGGTGATGGCCCACCCTTCGTCCGTGACCGGCAGCATCGGCGTCATCATGCTTACGATGAACGCGCGGGGGCTGTTGGAAAAAGTGGGAGTCGAGGCGACGGCGGTCACATCGGGACCACGCAAGGACATGGGTTCACCGTTTCGGACCATGACGACGGAAGAACGGGCGATCTTTCAGGGATTGATCGATTCGTTTTATCAGCGATTCTTGAATATCGTGCAGGAGGGCCGTTCCAACTTGCAGATGGAGCAGATCAAGCGCTTGGCGGACGGGCGGATTTATACCGGTGAGCAGGCAAAAGCGGCGGGTTTAGTCGATGAAATCGGCTACCTGGAAGATGCCGTTGAGTTGGCCAAGAAGAAAGCCGGGCTGACGGAAGCCCGAGTCGTGACGTATCAACGTCCCGGTGAGTATTCCAACAATATGTATTCCAAGATACTGGCGCCAGGCGGATTGGCCGGTCTCGCCGATCTCGACATGATGTCATTCGTCAAAGGGGGAACCCCGCAATTCATGTACTTGTGGATGCCGTAG
- a CDS encoding M48 family metallopeptidase, which yields MAQHEHQETDIFFSRSIGRRALILHGVRGILGLSCLPRMGAAGGLVSAMAGCVRAPGTARDQFIYISEEKEIAMGIGAYRELLRKAPVSDNLEVNEMVNRVGNRIAAVANKPEYQWEFAVIRDDRTINAFALPGGKVAVFTGILKITKNEDGLATVIGHEVAHALQRHGAERYSRGILETVGQLGALAAGAAVGRPDAAMAAMSAYGVGVSLPFGRKQESEADYIGLRLMAQAGYDPREAVPFWERMSGCPRQMIDKVCFRSQHTIPEFLSTHPSDLARINQIESWLPEALKYYHAAHGDEGPAPTPFQPKIGPVLPSS from the coding sequence ATGGCGCAGCACGAACATCAGGAGACCGACATCTTCTTCTCGAGATCCATCGGTCGGCGCGCGCTGATTCTGCACGGCGTTCGAGGGATACTGGGGTTGTCTTGCCTCCCGAGGATGGGGGCGGCAGGCGGCTTGGTCTCGGCCATGGCGGGATGTGTTCGCGCGCCGGGAACGGCGCGTGATCAGTTTATCTACATCTCCGAGGAGAAAGAAATCGCGATGGGCATTGGCGCGTACAGGGAGTTACTGCGCAAAGCTCCGGTCAGCGACAACCTTGAAGTGAATGAGATGGTCAACCGGGTCGGTAATCGCATTGCCGCCGTCGCCAATAAACCGGAATATCAATGGGAGTTCGCCGTCATTCGGGATGATCGCACGATCAACGCATTCGCTCTCCCGGGCGGCAAGGTAGCCGTGTTCACAGGGATTTTGAAGATCACCAAGAATGAAGACGGATTGGCGACCGTCATCGGGCACGAGGTGGCGCATGCGCTCCAGCGCCATGGGGCGGAGCGCTATAGTCGGGGGATTCTCGAAACGGTCGGACAACTCGGCGCCCTTGCCGCCGGGGCTGCCGTCGGCCGCCCGGACGCGGCCATGGCTGCCATGAGCGCCTATGGGGTCGGCGTGTCATTGCCGTTCGGCCGCAAACAGGAATCAGAGGCCGACTACATCGGACTCCGATTGATGGCGCAGGCCGGTTATGATCCGCGTGAGGCGGTGCCTTTTTGGGAACGGATGAGCGGGTGCCCCCGGCAAATGATCGACAAGGTCTGCTTTCGATCGCAGCATACTATCCCGGAATTTCTTTCTACTCATCCTTCCGATCTGGCGCGCATCAACCAGATCGAAAGCTGGCTCCCTGAGGCCTTGAAATACTACCACGCAGCGCACGGGGACGAGGGGCCCGCGCCGACTCCCTTTCAGCCGAAGATCGGGCCTGTGCTTCCATCCAGCTGA